A stretch of Cicer arietinum cultivar CDC Frontier isolate Library 1 chromosome 5, Cicar.CDCFrontier_v2.0, whole genome shotgun sequence DNA encodes these proteins:
- the LOC101503407 gene encoding uncharacterized protein yields the protein MAVHMKYRLITYSEEIVDGQPIFVSSNCLPTKALKYEPAGHSFHSAALKLLGVKEEKDKEADIKKVVEEKEQTYLPSDSYSSKGKKKSGDGDKQQQDHYALLGLSHLRYLATEDQIRKSYRETALRFHPDKQASLVLLEVTEAAKQAKKEEIETHFKAIQEAYEVLVDPLKRRIYDSTDEFDDEIPTDCAPQDFFKVFGPAFLRNGRWSVTQPIPFLGDDKTPIKEVDSFYNFWYSFKSWREFPHADEFDLEQADSRDHRRWMERQNAKLSEKARKEEYARVRTLVDNAYKRDPRILRRKEEEKAEKKRKKEAKYMAKRLQEEEEARIAEEEKRRKAEEDKLAAEAALQQKKVKEKEKKLLRKERTRLRNLSGTISSQRVLDISVDDVEKLCMSFDLLQLRGLCEKMEGKEVLEQAKAIRDALSCEKDDADEKSNQSIQQNGSVKANGNSSSLEAYKEKKEKPWTKEEIELLRKGMVKFPKGTSRRWEVVSEYIGTERSVEEIMKATKTVLLQKPDTSKAFDTFLEKRKPAVSIASPLSTREELEGVSISATTPENSTAATSTTTPENSTAAASTTTTTPPPPTATPIPTPAVTTTTINSTSSEESQGVSEQDAWSAVQERALVQALKTFPKEANQRWERVSAAVPGKTVNQCKKKFAMMKENFRNKKTAV from the coding sequence ATGGCTGTACATATGAAATATCGTCTTATTACTTACTCTGAAGAGATTGTCGATGGACAACCTATATTTGTATCATCAAATTGTCTTCCAACCAAGGCGTTGAAATATGAACCTGCAGGTCATTCTTTTCATTCAGCTGCCCTTAAACTTCTTGGTGTTAAGGAGGAAAAGGACAAAGAAGCTGATATTAAGAAAGTGGTCGAGGAGAAAGAACAGACTTATCTGCCTTCTGATTCTTATAGTAGCAAGGGCAAAAAGAAATCCGGTGATGGAGATAAGCAGCAGCAGGATCACTATGCATTATTGGGTTTGAGCCATCTTAGGTATCTTGCTACAGAGGACCAAATAAGAAAAAGCTATCGTGAAACTGCTTTGAGGTTTCATCCGGACAAACAGGCTTCTCTTGTTCTTTTGGAAGTAACTGAAGCTGCAAAACAGGCCAAAAAGGAGGAGATAGAAACTCATTTTAAGGCAATCCAGGAGGCGTATGAAGTGTTGGTTGATCCTTTAAAGAGGAGGATTTATGATTCTACTGACGAGTTTGATGATGAAATTCCCACTGATTGTGCTCCACAAGACTTCTTCAAGGTGTTTGGCCCTGCTTTTTTGAGGAACGGGCGGTGGTCTGTTACTCAACCAATTCCGTTTCTTGGTGATGATAAGACTCCAATAAAAGAAGTTGACAGTTTCTACAATTTTTGGTACTCCTTTAAGAGTTGGAGGGAGTTTCCCCATGCCGACGAGTTTGATCTCGAGCAAGCTGATTCTCGGGATCATAGAAGGTGGATGGAAAGGCAGAATGCAAAACTGTCGGAAAAAGCTAGGAAAGAAGAGTATGCGCGTGTTCGCACTCTTGTTGATAATGCTTACAAGAGGGATCCTAGAATATTGAGAAGAAAGGAAGAGGAAAAGGctgaaaagaaaaggaaaaaggagGCCAAGTACATGGCAAAGAGGTTGCAGGAGGAAGAAGAAGCCAGAATTGCAGAAGAGGAGAAGCGACGAAAAGCAGAGGAAGATAAACTAGCTGCTGAAGCTGCTTTGCAACAGAAGAAGGTGaaggaaaaagagaaaaagctGTTGCGGAAGGAGCGAACTCGCCTTCGAAATCTCTCGGGAACTATCTCATCACAACGTGTACTTGACATTTCCGTAGACGATGTAGAAAAGCTTTGCATGTCATTTGATCTTTTACAGCTGAGGGGTTTATGTGAGAAAATGGAAGGCAAAGAGGTGCTGGAGCAAGCAAAAGCTATAAGAGATGCACTGAGTTGCGAGAAAGACGATGCTGATGAGAAAAGCAATCAAAGTATTCAACAAAATGGGTCTGTGAAGGCTAATGGAAACAGTAGTTCTCTTGAAGCCTACAAAGAGAAGAAGGAGAAGCCTTGGACCAAAGAAGAGATTGAGCTATTGAGGAAAGGGATGGTTAAGTTTCCCAAGGGAACTTCAAGGAGATGGGAGGTTGTTTCAGAATACATAGGCACTGAAAGATCTGTTGAGGAAATTATGAAAGCAACAAAAACCGTTCTCCTTCAGAAGCCCGATACATCCAAAGCTTTTGACACTTTTCTTGAGAAAAGGAAACCTGCTGTATCAATTGCATCTCCACTGTCAACCAGGGAAGAATTGGAAGGGGTTTCAATATCAGCAACAACACCTGAAAATAGTACTGCTGCCACCTCAACAACAACACCAGAAAATAGTACTGCTGCCgcctcaacaacaacaacaacacctcCACCACCAACAGCAACGCCCATACCAACACCAGCggtaacaacaacaacaattaacAGCACCAGCTCAGAAGAGTCTCAAGGAGTTTCCGAACAAGATGCATGGTCTGCAGTGCAGGAGAGAGCACTAGTTCAAGCTTTGAAAACCTTTCCAAAGGAAGCTAATCAGAGATGGGAGCGAGTATCTGCAGCTGTACCCGGAAAGACTGTGAATCAATGCAAGAAGAAATTTGCCATGATGAAGGAAAATTTCAGGAACAAGAAAACTGCAGTTTGA
- the LOC101502564 gene encoding uncharacterized protein — MRGFIGALSLARALRGNSTAVATFLRPPLTAPYGAICWTSSNLVDRSGLSTVPVFRSDDLGFRYYGSASTAASLSQKDLKTRGSEENSFKPKEVVLFQYEACPFCNKVKAFLDYYDISYRVVEVNPMNKKEIKWSDYKKVPIVTVDGEQLVDSSDIIDKLVKRIHPDYDLNADEEKKWREWVDNHLVHVLSPNIYRTVSEALESFDYITTKGNFSLYERLVAKYGGAAAMYFVSKKLKQKHNITDERAALYGAAEQWVDALKGRKFLGDMEPNLADLAVFGVLRPIRHLKSGRDMVEHTRIGKWFSEMEHIVGQASRI; from the exons ATGAGAGGTTTCATTGGAGCGTTATCCCTCGCCAGAGCCTTAAGAGGCAACTCCACCGCCGTTGCCACCTTCCTCCGACCTCCGCTAACAGCTCCCTATGGCGCCATTTGTTGGACTTCTTCTAATCTTGTTGATCGCTCTGGCCTATCAACCGTCCCTGTTTTTCGCAGCGacgatttagggtttaggtatTATGGTTCTGCTTCCACTGCTGCGTCTCTATCGCAGAAAGACCTCAAAACGAGAGGATCAGAAGAAAATAGCTTCAAGCCTAAAGAAGTTGTTCTCTTTCAGTACGAGGCTTGTCCATTCTGCAACAAGGTTAAAG CTTTTCTAGATTATTATGATATTTCGTATAGAGTGGTGGAAGTAAATCCGATGAacaaaaaggagattaaatggTCTGATTACAAGAAGGTGCCTATTGTTACGGTTGATGGTGAACAATTGGTTGATTCTTCAG ACATAATTGATAAATTGGTCAAAAGGATACATCCAGATTATGACCTAAATGCAGATGAAGAGAAGAAGTGGCGTGA GTGGGTGGATAATCACTTGGTGCATGTTTTGTCGCCAAACATATATCGAACTGTTTCGGAAGCTCTTGAATCGTTTGATTATATAACCACTAAAG GAAATTTCAGTTTATATGAGAGGTTAGTGGCAAAGTATGGTGGGGCTGCTGCCATGTATTTCGTGTCGAAGAAATTGAAGCAGAAACACAATATCACTGATGAGCGTGCAGCATTATACGGAGCTGCTGAACAATGGGTTGATGCTTTGAAGGGCCGAAAATTTCTTG GTGATATGGAACCGAATTTAGCAGATCTTGCTGTCTTTGGCGTTCTAAGGCCCATCCGTCACCTAAAGTCAGGTCGAGATATGGTAGAGCACACAAGGATTGGGAAATGGTTTTCTGAGATGGAACACATTGTAGGACAGGCCTCCCGAATATGA
- the LOC101502880 gene encoding protein FREE1 produces the protein MHQGDYTSAPYYQFPHMQNPIPNPTPPPSDPLPNHYASAPPFTPNNNYDYPSNYSPYPPHNNNNNNNNNNPDPVPSSYPPSNPNFNPPFESNPPYQPPSQPYYPPYDQHQTPPNFAPPHSSIPPNPNPNPNSSLYNSAPYIHAASSVPPIPTYENPYENPVKSDYGGGAYFDDRYGSFNRSRSDLGSELYGKRHDGGLSRYEGGGGGGGGDEGYGDGVYAYEGGKVEPYGARGTAPKSSTWSSSLSFDDFGRPITFSSQKESSVPSKIVKAVPKADAQDDVKSGVQKFRVKLLAESGGQSTMDVLSQVGLDGIRMLDLNTSRTLRIYPLENITRCDRFDSSTFAFWSKSPVDIEPRRIRLQSNSYTTNTLLDTVTAAIIQFKEMGGSRRPVESLKTNEQPTERKKGLGDWMNMIKPANEEKDHWVPDEAVSKCTACGTDFGAFIRKHHCRNCGDIFCDKCTHGRIALTTDENAQPVRVCDRCMAEVTQRLSSAKESSNKPLLQSHEDLARKLQEELERNRKSSGSKSEGSGRRMKEVACPICTVHLQVQVPSSGSETIECGVCQHPFLVSSY, from the exons ATGCATCAAGGAGATTACACCTCCGCTCCATATTATCAATTCCCCCACATGCAAAACCCAATCCCCAATCCTACCCCTCCTCCATCCGATCCACTTCCGAACCACTACGCTTCCGCACCTCCCTTCACTCCCAACAATAATTACGATTATCCTTCTAACTATTCTCCATACCCTcctcataataataataataataataataataataatcctgATCCTGTCCCCTCTTCCTACCCTCCATCCAACCCTAATTTCAATCCTCCCTTCGAATCTAATCCTCCTTATCAACCACCGTCACAACCCTATTATCCACCCTATGATCAACATCAAACGCCTCCAAATTTCGCCCCTCCTCACTCCTCAATTCCACCAAACCCTAACCCCAATCCCAATTCATCGTTATATAATTCGGCTCCGTATATTCATGCCGCCTCTTCTGTTCCTCCGATTCCAACCTACGAAAACCCATACGAGAATCCGGTGAAATCCGATTACGGTGGCGGTGCTTATTTCGATGATAGGTATGGAAGTTTTAATCGTAGCCGTTCTGATTTGGGATCTGAATTATACGGTAAGCGGCACGATGGTGGTTTGTCTAGGTATGAAGGAGggggtggtggtggtggtggtgatgaAGGTTACGGAGATGGGGTGTATGCTTATGAAGGTGGAAAAGTGGAACCGTATGGGGCACGTGGTACGGCTCCGAAATCTTCTACTTGGTCTTCGTCGCTATCGTTCGATGATTTTGGGAGACCGATTACTTTTTCGTCTCAGAAAGAGTCGTCAGTGCCAAGTAAGATTGTGAAAGCTGTGCCAAAGGCTGATGCGCAAGATGATGTGAAAAGTGGGGTGCAAAAGTTTCGAGTCAAGCTGTTGGCAGAGAGTGGTGGTCAGAGCACAATGGATGTTCTTTCCCAG GTTGGTTTGGATGGAATTCGCATGCTAGATCTAAATACCAGTCGAACATTGAGAATATATCCTCTTGAGAACATAACTAGATGTGAT AGATTCGATTCATCTACCTTCGCATTTTGGTCGAAGAGCCCTGTTGACATTGAACCAAGACGTATCAGATTGCAGTCTAATAGTTACACTACAAACACACTTTTGGATACCGTGACTGCTGCAATCATACAG TTCAAGGAAATGGGTGGAAGCAGGAGGCCTGTTGAAtcattaaaaacaaatgaaCAGCCTACCGAAAGAAAGAAAGGCCTTGGTGATTGGATGAATATGATTAAACCTGCCAATGAAGAGAAAGATCATTGG GTCCCAGATGAAGCGGTCTCAAAATGTACAGCATGTGGCACTGATTTTGGGGCTTTTATACGCAAG CATCATTGTAGGAACTGTGGTGACATTTTCTGTGACAAATGTACACATGGTAGAATTGCTCTCACCACTGATGAGAATGCTCAGCCAGTACGAGTTTGTGACCGATGCATG GCAGAAGTGACTCAAAGGTTGTCTAGTGCTAAAGAGTCATCAAATAAACCTCTGTTGCAAAGTCACGAGGATCTTGCCCGGAAACTTCAG GAGGAGCTGGAGCGAAATCGGAAGTCATCAG GTTCCAAGTCTGAAGGATCTGGAAGACGGATGAAGGAAGTTGCATGTCCTATTTGCACTGTCCATCTGCAG GTCCAGGTACCTAGCTCGGGTTCAGAGACCATTGAGTGTGGAGTTTGCCAGCACCCATTTCTTGTGAGTTCTTATTAG